A genomic window from Herbiconiux aconitum includes:
- the nrdF gene encoding class 1b ribonucleoside-diphosphate reductase subunit beta gives MTPPEPIKLLNKVQAINWNRIQDDKDVEVWNRLVNNFWLPEKVPLSNDVQSWATLTPAEQTLTMRVFTGLTLLDTIQGTVGAVSLIPDSLTPHEEAVYTNIAFMESVHAKSYSSIFSTLSNTKDIDEAFRWSTENPNLQKKASIVLDYYHGDEPLKRKVASTLLESFLFYSGFYLPMYWSSRAKLTNTADLIRLIIRDEAVHGYYIGYKFQRGLELVDQAKRDEIKDYTFSLMYDLYENEVQYTQDLYDEVGLTEDVKKFLHYNANKALMNLGYEPMFPKSVTDVNPAILSALSPNADENHDFFSGSGSSYVIGKAVNTEDEDWDF, from the coding sequence ATGACTCCTCCTGAGCCGATCAAGCTCCTCAACAAGGTGCAGGCGATCAACTGGAACCGCATCCAGGACGACAAAGACGTGGAGGTGTGGAACCGCCTCGTCAACAACTTCTGGTTGCCCGAGAAGGTGCCGCTGTCGAACGACGTGCAGTCGTGGGCAACGCTCACGCCGGCCGAGCAGACGCTCACCATGCGCGTGTTCACGGGGCTGACGCTCCTCGACACGATTCAGGGCACCGTCGGCGCCGTGTCGCTCATCCCGGATTCCCTGACGCCGCACGAAGAGGCCGTCTACACGAACATCGCCTTCATGGAGTCGGTGCACGCCAAGTCGTACTCGTCGATCTTCTCGACGCTGTCGAACACGAAGGACATCGACGAGGCGTTCCGCTGGTCGACCGAGAACCCGAACCTGCAGAAGAAGGCGTCGATCGTTCTCGACTACTACCACGGCGACGAGCCGCTGAAGCGGAAGGTCGCCTCGACGCTGCTCGAATCGTTCCTCTTCTACAGCGGCTTCTATCTGCCGATGTACTGGTCGTCGCGGGCGAAGCTCACGAACACGGCCGACCTCATCCGCCTCATCATCCGTGACGAGGCCGTGCACGGCTACTACATCGGCTACAAGTTCCAGCGCGGACTCGAGCTCGTCGACCAGGCCAAGCGCGACGAGATCAAGGACTACACCTTCTCGCTGATGTACGACCTCTACGAGAACGAGGTGCAGTACACGCAAGACCTGTACGACGAGGTCGGTCTCACCGAAGACGTCAAGAAGTTCCTGCACTACAACGCCAACAAGGCGCTGATGAACCTCGGCTACGAGCCCATGTTCCCGAAGTCGGTGACGGATGTGAACCCCGCCATCCTCTCGGCTCTCTCGCCGAACGCCGACGAGAACCACGACTTCTTCTCGGGGTCGGGTTCGTCGTACGTCATCGGTAAGGCCGTGAACACCGAAGACGAGGACTGGGACTTCTAG
- a CDS encoding NUMOD3 domain-containing DNA-binding protein, translated as MVTSSLPEIVFEEIGAPVGVVYGIRDVATGDLRYVGQTAAPVRRRFAQHLRVARSGRKTPLYDWLRSRPTDRVEVVELEKVYRNREELGIAEMAWISYMRERGARLLNIADGGLGPTGVVWSREQREAARERSTGRLGTPRPGVANPFYGMAHSPLQRAIWSESRRGSISGEKNPNFGKFGSAHPSFGRTLSDETKARLSEQKRGAKNPNFGKTASDETRAKMSAARKGRPMPSSARSAHTRHHTNKGITSPTCSYCAENSALDSSPESETEK; from the coding sequence ATGGTCACTTCCTCTCTTCCCGAGATCGTCTTCGAAGAAATCGGAGCTCCGGTCGGCGTCGTCTATGGCATTCGCGACGTCGCCACCGGAGATCTCCGCTACGTGGGCCAGACGGCGGCGCCGGTTCGACGACGCTTCGCGCAACACCTCCGGGTGGCGCGAAGCGGACGGAAGACCCCGCTCTACGACTGGTTGCGCTCTCGGCCGACCGACAGGGTCGAGGTGGTCGAGCTCGAGAAGGTGTACCGGAATCGGGAAGAGCTCGGGATCGCCGAGATGGCGTGGATCTCTTACATGCGAGAGAGAGGCGCACGTCTGCTGAATATTGCGGACGGGGGTCTCGGGCCGACAGGCGTCGTCTGGAGTCGAGAACAGCGGGAGGCCGCACGGGAGCGCTCGACAGGGCGGCTGGGAACTCCACGACCGGGCGTGGCGAATCCCTTCTACGGAATGGCTCACAGTCCGCTCCAGCGCGCCATCTGGTCAGAGAGCAGGCGGGGCTCGATCTCCGGTGAGAAAAATCCCAACTTCGGCAAGTTCGGGTCCGCGCATCCGTCGTTCGGGCGGACGTTGTCGGACGAGACCAAGGCGCGCCTCTCGGAACAGAAGCGGGGCGCGAAGAACCCCAACTTCGGCAAGACTGCGTCGGATGAGACGCGGGCGAAGATGTCGGCGGCGCGGAAGGGGCGTCCGATGCCATCGAGCGCTCGCAGTGCCCATACCCGGCACCACACGAACAAGGGCATCACCAGCCCTACATGCTCCTACTGCGCCGAGAACTCGGCGCTCGATTCATCCCCTGAAAGCGAGACCGAGAAATGA
- the nrdE gene encoding class 1b ribonucleoside-diphosphate reductase subunit alpha, whose product MEATLIDAPTAAPALDYHSLNAMLNLYDENGLIQFDKDREAAKQYFLQHVNQNTVFFHNLRERLDYLVEKEYYEKEVLDQYSFEFIQQLNDLAYSKKFRFETFLGAFKYYTSYTLKTFDGKRYLERFEDRVVMTALGLAQGDEKLATNLVEEIIGGRFQPATPTFLNTGKAQRGELVSCFLLRIEDNMESISRGINSALQLSKRGGGVALLLSNIREAGAPIKQIENQSSGIIPVMKLLEDSFSYANQLGARQGAGAVYLSAHHPDIMRFLDTKRENADEKIRIKTLSLGVVVPDITFELAKNDEDMYLFSPYDVEKVYGLPFGDISVTEKYREMVDDSRIRKTKIKAREFFQTLAEIQFESGYPYIMYEDTVNKANPIKGRINMSNLCSEILQVNTPTTYNEDLSYADIGKDISCNLGSLNIALTMDSPDFGRTVETAIRGLTSVSNQSHIASVRSIEDGNDKSHAIGLGQMNLHGYLARERVHYGSEEGVDFTNIYFYTVLFHALRASNSIAIERSEKFDGFDDSTYASGEFFDKYTDVAWLPATERVASLFAESNIDIPTQADWLALKASIQEHGIYNQNLQAVPPTGSISYINNSTSSIHPVASKIEIRKEGKIGRVYYPAPFLTNDNLEYYDDAYEIGAEKIIDTYAAATQHVDQGLSLTLFFKDTATTRDINKAQIYAWRKGIKTIYYIRLRQMALEGTELEMCVSCML is encoded by the coding sequence GTGGAAGCAACATTGATCGACGCGCCGACTGCCGCGCCGGCGCTCGACTACCACTCGCTGAACGCGATGCTGAACCTCTACGACGAGAACGGGCTGATCCAGTTCGACAAAGACCGCGAGGCCGCGAAGCAGTACTTCCTGCAGCACGTCAACCAGAACACGGTCTTCTTCCACAACCTGCGCGAGCGCCTCGACTACCTGGTCGAGAAGGAGTACTACGAGAAGGAGGTGCTCGACCAGTACTCGTTCGAGTTCATCCAGCAGCTCAACGACCTCGCCTACTCGAAGAAGTTCCGCTTCGAGACATTCCTCGGTGCGTTCAAGTACTACACCTCGTACACGTTGAAGACCTTCGACGGCAAGCGGTACCTCGAGCGCTTCGAAGACCGCGTCGTGATGACCGCGCTCGGGCTCGCCCAGGGCGACGAGAAGCTCGCCACCAACTTGGTCGAGGAGATCATCGGCGGCCGCTTCCAGCCGGCCACTCCCACCTTCTTGAACACCGGCAAGGCGCAGCGCGGCGAGCTCGTCTCCTGCTTCCTGCTCCGCATCGAAGACAACATGGAGTCGATCTCGCGCGGCATCAACTCCGCGCTGCAGCTGTCCAAGCGCGGCGGCGGCGTGGCCCTGCTGCTCTCGAACATCCGTGAGGCCGGTGCGCCGATCAAGCAGATCGAGAACCAGTCCTCGGGCATCATCCCCGTGATGAAGCTCCTCGAAGACTCCTTCAGCTACGCCAACCAGCTCGGTGCCCGTCAGGGTGCGGGAGCGGTGTACCTCTCGGCCCATCACCCCGACATCATGCGCTTCCTCGACACCAAGCGCGAGAACGCGGATGAGAAGATCCGCATCAAGACGCTCTCGCTCGGTGTCGTCGTTCCCGACATCACCTTCGAGCTCGCGAAGAACGACGAGGACATGTACCTCTTCTCGCCGTACGACGTCGAGAAGGTCTACGGTCTGCCGTTCGGCGACATCTCGGTCACGGAGAAGTACCGCGAGATGGTCGACGACTCGCGCATCCGCAAGACCAAGATCAAGGCGCGCGAGTTCTTCCAGACCCTCGCCGAGATCCAGTTCGAGTCGGGCTACCCGTACATCATGTACGAAGACACCGTGAACAAGGCGAACCCCATCAAGGGCCGCATCAACATGTCGAACCTGTGCTCGGAGATCCTGCAGGTCAACACCCCGACGACCTACAACGAAGACCTGTCGTACGCCGACATCGGCAAGGACATCTCCTGCAACCTGGGTTCGCTGAACATCGCGCTCACCATGGACTCGCCCGACTTCGGCCGCACTGTCGAGACCGCCATCCGCGGCCTCACCTCGGTGTCGAACCAGTCGCACATCGCCTCGGTGCGTTCGATCGAAGACGGCAACGACAAGTCGCACGCCATCGGCCTCGGCCAGATGAACCTGCACGGCTACCTCGCTCGTGAGCGGGTGCACTACGGGTCTGAAGAAGGTGTCGACTTCACGAACATCTACTTCTACACCGTGCTGTTCCACGCACTGCGGGCCTCGAACTCGATCGCGATCGAGCGCTCCGAGAAGTTCGACGGGTTCGATGACTCGACCTACGCATCCGGTGAGTTCTTCGACAAGTACACGGATGTCGCGTGGCTGCCGGCCACGGAGCGTGTCGCATCGCTCTTCGCCGAGTCGAACATCGACATCCCGACGCAAGCCGACTGGCTCGCGCTCAAGGCGTCGATCCAGGAGCACGGCATCTACAATCAGAACCTGCAGGCCGTGCCGCCGACCGGGTCGATCTCCTACATCAACAACTCGACCTCGTCGATCCACCCGGTGGCGTCGAAGATCGAGATCCGCAAGGAAGGCAAGATCGGCCGCGTCTACTACCCGGCGCCGTTCCTCACGAACGACAACCTCGAGTACTACGACGACGCGTACGAGATCGGCGCCGAGAAGATCATCGACACCTACGCTGCCGCAACGCAGCACGTCGATCAGGGCCTGTCGCTGACCCTGTTCTTCAAAGACACCGCCACCACGCGCGACATCAACAAGGCTCAGATCTACGCGTGGCGCAAGGGCATCAAGACCATCTACTACATCCGTCTCCGCCAGATGGCCCTCGAGGGGACCGAGCTGGAGATGTGCGTCTCGTGCATGTTGTGA
- the nrdI gene encoding class Ib ribonucleoside-diphosphate reductase assembly flavoprotein NrdI produces the protein MSDDLVYFSSVSGNTRRFVESLGRPASRIPLHSREERLTATKPYVLVLPTYGGGGQGGAVPKQVIHFLNDEGNRSLIRGVIAAGNTNFGEAYCLAGDIVARKTGVPLLYRFEVFGTPDDREAVQIGLDTLWKQH, from the coding sequence GTGTCCGACGACCTCGTCTATTTCTCGAGCGTCTCCGGTAACACGCGCCGCTTCGTCGAGTCGCTTGGCCGGCCGGCGTCGCGCATCCCGCTCCACTCCCGAGAAGAACGACTGACGGCAACGAAGCCGTACGTGCTGGTGCTCCCCACATACGGTGGGGGAGGCCAGGGCGGGGCCGTTCCCAAACAGGTGATCCATTTCCTCAACGACGAGGGCAACCGGTCACTCATCCGCGGCGTCATCGCAGCGGGCAACACCAACTTCGGCGAGGCCTACTGCCTTGCGGGCGACATCGTCGCGCGCAAAACAGGAGTCCCGCTGCTCTACCGATTCGAAGTATTCGGAACCCCGGATGACCGTGAGGCCGTCCAGATTGGATTGGACACACTGTGGAAGCAACATTGA
- the nrdH gene encoding glutaredoxin-like protein NrdH: protein MAITVYTKPSCVQCTATYRALENKGLEFEIFDLSVDEKALETVKELGYLQAPVVMTSEGDHWSGFRPDKIEELARAAAS from the coding sequence ATGGCAATCACGGTGTACACGAAGCCCTCCTGCGTGCAGTGCACTGCGACCTACCGCGCCCTCGAGAACAAGGGTCTCGAGTTCGAGATCTTCGACCTGTCGGTCGACGAGAAGGCCCTCGAGACGGTCAAAGAACTCGGCTACCTGCAGGCTCCGGTCGTCATGACCAGCGAAGGCGACCACTGGTCGGGCTTCCGCCCCGACAAGATCGAGGAACTGGCGCGCGCTGCCGCCAGCTGA
- a CDS encoding amino acid permease, translating into MATAPTAPAAPGSPGAAAETPTHTPTVGLAQGAALYIAAVLGTGILVLPALAADAAGPGSILAVVALIVLSVPLAGTFAALAARHPDAGGVATFVRLALGPTAARMAGYWFFFGVTVGAPVVGLLGAEYVVAVLGIERWVALVVAPVLLALPFISNLFGLRFSGRAQLVLSGLLVVIVVGVIVVAAPATESSNFTPLLPHGWPGVGLAVSLFVWAFAGWEAVTHIAGEFRRPRRTIPLATAIAIVVVGASYLGLQIVTVGVLGDRAGASAVPLLDLVAETAPAWGKYAVASIAGIVALGVLNTYVAALAKLGASLGRDRHLPHWFGKGAESGGVPRRALALVGVIVALYFAAFVVTGGDLAPFILIHTSSMVCVYALGVVAALRLLPRFGVGWWLAAVSTVLVAGLLLLAGANLLVPLVLAVAAVLVTLVQRVRATRPTR; encoded by the coding sequence ATGGCCACCGCACCGACCGCCCCCGCCGCACCCGGCAGCCCGGGAGCCGCCGCCGAGACCCCGACGCACACCCCGACGGTCGGGCTCGCCCAGGGTGCCGCGCTCTACATCGCGGCGGTGCTCGGCACGGGCATCCTGGTGCTGCCCGCGCTCGCCGCCGATGCGGCCGGGCCGGGTTCGATCCTCGCGGTGGTGGCCCTGATCGTGCTCTCTGTGCCCTTGGCCGGCACCTTCGCAGCACTCGCGGCGCGACATCCGGATGCCGGCGGGGTGGCCACTTTCGTGCGTCTCGCCCTCGGACCGACGGCGGCACGGATGGCCGGCTACTGGTTCTTCTTCGGTGTGACCGTCGGGGCGCCGGTCGTCGGCCTGCTCGGCGCGGAGTACGTGGTGGCGGTGCTCGGCATCGAACGCTGGGTGGCGCTGGTCGTCGCCCCCGTGCTGCTGGCACTGCCCTTCATCTCGAACCTGTTCGGCCTGAGGTTCTCGGGCCGGGCGCAGCTCGTGCTCTCGGGGCTGCTCGTGGTGATCGTGGTGGGCGTGATCGTGGTTGCGGCTCCAGCGACGGAATCGTCGAACTTCACCCCCCTTCTTCCGCACGGCTGGCCGGGCGTGGGCCTGGCGGTGAGTCTGTTCGTGTGGGCGTTCGCCGGCTGGGAGGCCGTGACGCACATCGCGGGGGAGTTCCGGCGGCCGCGTCGCACCATTCCGCTCGCCACGGCGATCGCGATCGTCGTCGTCGGCGCCAGCTACCTGGGCCTCCAGATCGTGACCGTCGGCGTGCTCGGCGACCGTGCGGGCGCGAGCGCGGTTCCGTTGCTCGACCTCGTGGCCGAGACGGCGCCGGCCTGGGGCAAGTACGCGGTGGCGTCGATCGCCGGAATCGTGGCGCTCGGCGTGCTCAACACCTATGTCGCGGCCCTCGCGAAGCTCGGCGCGTCGCTCGGCCGCGATCGGCACCTGCCGCACTGGTTCGGCAAAGGGGCGGAGTCGGGCGGTGTTCCGCGGCGGGCGCTCGCGCTGGTGGGGGTGATCGTCGCCCTCTACTTCGCCGCCTTCGTGGTGACCGGAGGTGACCTGGCGCCGTTCATCCTCATCCACACCTCGAGCATGGTGTGCGTCTACGCGCTCGGTGTCGTCGCGGCGCTCCGGCTGCTGCCGCGATTCGGGGTCGGATGGTGGCTCGCGGCGGTGTCGACGGTGCTCGTGGCCGGGCTCCTCCTGCTCGCCGGCGCCAACCTGCTGGTGCCTCTGGTGCTGGCCGTCGCCGCGGTGCTGGTGACCCTCGTTCAGCGGGTGCGCGCGACACGCCCGACACGCTGA
- a CDS encoding FAD-binding protein gives MTTIGANWAGTYEYGAERLLRPRSTEEVAAIVAGASRVRALGTRHSFNDLADSTGDLLSLVDLEAHPVIDAAASTVTVASGTRFAVLAAHLEAHGYALHNLGSLPHISIAGAVATGTHGSGVGNGNLSTAVAGLELVTGRGDVVHVSRADPRFDGMVVALGALGVVTRITLDIQPTFRMRQDIYLDLPWDAVLSTFDEIVSAAYSVSLFTDWTGDALKQVWLKSRLPDASSGVAALLLPDDFFGAHPAGDKVMSPAGDDIDNTTVQGGVPGPWSERLPHFRADVTPSNGDEIQTEYFVDRKDAVAAITAVRALADRIAPHLLVTELRTVAADTLWLSPAYQRESLAIHFTWRNEPAEVHALLPEIEAVLAPFDARPHWGKWFAMGADEIVPKYERAADFRALAEAFDPQGRFRNDYLERVLALPLR, from the coding sequence ATGACGACGATCGGGGCCAACTGGGCCGGCACCTACGAGTACGGCGCGGAGCGTCTGCTGCGGCCGCGCAGCACGGAGGAGGTGGCGGCCATCGTGGCCGGTGCATCCCGTGTGCGGGCGCTCGGCACCCGGCACTCCTTCAACGACCTGGCCGACAGCACCGGCGACCTGCTGTCCCTCGTCGACCTCGAGGCGCATCCGGTGATCGACGCGGCGGCCTCCACGGTCACCGTCGCGTCCGGCACCCGCTTCGCGGTGCTGGCGGCCCACCTCGAAGCGCACGGCTACGCGCTGCACAACCTCGGCTCGTTGCCGCACATCTCGATCGCGGGAGCCGTGGCCACCGGCACCCACGGGTCGGGCGTCGGCAACGGCAACCTCTCCACCGCGGTGGCCGGTCTCGAACTCGTGACCGGGCGGGGCGACGTCGTGCACGTCAGCCGCGCCGACCCGCGTTTCGACGGCATGGTGGTGGCGCTCGGCGCTCTCGGCGTGGTGACGCGGATCACGCTCGACATCCAGCCGACCTTCCGGATGCGTCAAGACATCTACCTCGATCTGCCCTGGGATGCGGTGCTCAGCACCTTCGACGAGATCGTCTCGGCCGCGTACAGCGTGAGCCTCTTCACCGACTGGACCGGGGATGCGCTGAAGCAGGTGTGGCTGAAGTCGCGCCTGCCCGATGCCTCCTCGGGTGTCGCGGCGCTGTTGTTGCCTGACGACTTCTTCGGTGCGCATCCGGCGGGCGACAAGGTGATGTCGCCCGCGGGCGACGACATCGACAACACCACCGTGCAGGGCGGGGTGCCCGGACCGTGGTCGGAGCGCTTGCCGCACTTCCGTGCCGATGTCACTCCCTCGAACGGCGACGAGATCCAGACCGAGTACTTCGTGGACCGAAAAGACGCCGTGGCCGCGATCACAGCCGTGCGGGCCCTCGCCGACCGGATCGCCCCGCACCTGCTCGTGACCGAGCTGCGCACCGTCGCGGCCGACACGCTCTGGCTCAGCCCCGCCTACCAGCGGGAGAGCCTCGCCATCCACTTCACCTGGCGCAACGAGCCCGCCGAGGTGCACGCTCTGCTGCCCGAGATCGAGGCGGTGCTCGCTCCCTTCGACGCGCGGCCCCACTGGGGCAAGTGGTTCGCGATGGGCGCCGACGAGATCGTGCCGAAGTACGAGCGGGCCGCCGATTTCCGCGCGCTCGCCGAAGCCTTCGACCCGCAGGGCCGGTTCCGCAACGACTACCTCGAGCGGGTGCTCGCGCTGCCCCTGCGCTGA
- a CDS encoding cystathionine gamma-synthase, translating into MAPKKTEQFETRAIHAGQAFDPTTGAIIPPVYLTSTFVQDGIGGFRGGYEYARGGNPTRTSLETLVASLEGAKHGLSFASGLAAEDALLRAVLEPGDRIVLGNDVYGGTHRLIERIHGKWGVENVVVEMSDLSAVSKAVAGGTTKLLWLETPSNPLMKISDVAELAEIGHAAGALVVVDNTFASPYLQQPLALGADVVVHSTTKYLGGHSDVLGGAVVLNDDALEEKVRFLQFASGGVSGPMDAWLTVRGIKTLAVRMDRHSQNAQAIAEHLVGHPALDAVYYPGLPTHPGHELAKRQMKSFGGMISVALKGGPRAARKFAESTEVFQLAESLGGVESLIGYPSEMTHASVKGTALEVPENLIRLSVGIEGVDDLLADIDRALPRK; encoded by the coding sequence ATGGCTCCCAAGAAGACCGAACAGTTCGAGACCCGCGCGATCCACGCGGGTCAGGCGTTCGACCCCACCACCGGCGCGATCATCCCGCCCGTCTACCTCACGAGCACCTTCGTGCAAGACGGCATCGGCGGATTCCGGGGCGGCTACGAGTACGCCCGCGGCGGCAATCCCACCCGCACCTCGCTCGAGACCCTCGTCGCCTCGCTTGAGGGCGCGAAGCACGGACTGTCGTTCGCGTCGGGTCTGGCGGCCGAAGACGCCCTGCTGCGCGCCGTGCTCGAGCCCGGCGACCGCATCGTGCTCGGCAACGACGTCTACGGCGGAACCCACCGCCTGATCGAGCGCATCCACGGAAAGTGGGGTGTCGAGAACGTCGTGGTGGAGATGAGCGACCTCTCGGCGGTGTCGAAGGCAGTGGCCGGCGGCACGACCAAGCTGCTCTGGCTCGAGACCCCGTCGAACCCGCTCATGAAGATCAGCGACGTGGCCGAGCTGGCCGAGATCGGGCACGCGGCCGGCGCCCTCGTCGTGGTCGACAACACCTTCGCCTCGCCTTATCTGCAGCAGCCCCTCGCGCTCGGCGCCGATGTCGTGGTGCACTCGACCACGAAGTACCTCGGCGGTCACTCCGACGTGCTGGGCGGCGCGGTCGTGCTGAACGACGATGCGCTGGAAGAGAAGGTGCGCTTCCTGCAGTTCGCCTCGGGCGGGGTCTCCGGACCGATGGATGCCTGGCTCACCGTTCGGGGCATCAAGACCCTCGCCGTGCGGATGGACCGCCACTCCCAGAACGCCCAGGCGATCGCCGAGCATCTCGTGGGTCACCCGGCGCTCGACGCGGTGTACTACCCGGGCCTCCCGACGCATCCGGGTCACGAACTGGCCAAGCGGCAGATGAAGTCGTTCGGCGGCATGATCTCGGTGGCGTTGAAGGGCGGGCCTCGCGCCGCGCGCAAGTTCGCCGAGTCGACCGAGGTGTTCCAGCTCGCCGAGTCGCTCGGGGGAGTGGAGTCGCTGATCGGCTACCCCTCGGAGATGACCCACGCCTCGGTGAAGGGCACGGCGCTCGAGGTGCCCGAGAACCTGATCCGCCTCTCCGTGGGCATCGAGGGCGTCGACGACCTCCTCGCCGACATCGACCGCGCACTCCCCCGGAAGTAG
- a CDS encoding cystathionine beta-synthase, translated as MHYANSVIDLVGNTPLVKLNSVTEGIAATVLAKIEYLNPGGSSKDRIATRIIDAAEAEGLLKPGGTIVEPTSGNTGIGLALVAQQRGYRCVFVLPDKVGEDKRNVLTAYGAEIVVTPTAVAPEDPDSYYSVSDRLAREIPGAFKPNQYSNPNGPLSHYETTGPEIWRDTEGEITHFVAGVGTGGTISGVGRYLKEVSDGAVQVIGADPEGSVYSGGTGRPYLVEGVGEDFWPSAYDGSVVDEIIASTDAESFEMTRRLAREEGLLVGGSSGLAVSVALKAARDLPADAVVVVLLPDGGRGYLGKIFNEKWMRSYGFAAEDEGSTVRDILNGKNHGLPALVHAHPSDTVHDAIGIMTTYGVSQVPVLSAEPPVVMGEVVGSLDEQTLLDQVFGGAAAMTDKVGDFVSGPLPLIGINEPVSSARQALTTAPALLVSDDGKPVTVITRQDLLTFLSEA; from the coding sequence ATGCACTACGCAAACAGCGTCATCGACCTCGTCGGCAACACCCCCCTCGTCAAGTTGAACAGCGTGACGGAGGGCATCGCCGCCACCGTGCTCGCGAAGATCGAGTACCTCAACCCCGGCGGGTCGTCGAAAGACCGCATCGCCACCCGCATCATCGATGCTGCGGAGGCCGAAGGCCTGTTGAAGCCCGGCGGCACGATCGTCGAGCCCACGTCGGGCAACACCGGCATCGGCCTCGCGCTCGTCGCCCAGCAGCGCGGCTACCGCTGCGTCTTCGTGCTGCCCGACAAGGTGGGTGAAGACAAGCGCAACGTGCTCACCGCCTACGGCGCCGAGATCGTGGTGACCCCGACGGCGGTCGCACCCGAAGACCCCGACTCCTATTACTCGGTGTCGGATCGGTTGGCCCGCGAGATCCCCGGTGCGTTCAAGCCGAACCAGTACTCCAACCCGAACGGTCCGCTCAGCCACTACGAGACCACCGGCCCTGAGATCTGGCGCGACACCGAGGGCGAGATTACGCACTTCGTGGCCGGGGTGGGCACCGGTGGCACCATCAGCGGGGTCGGGCGCTACCTCAAAGAGGTGTCCGATGGCGCGGTGCAGGTCATCGGCGCCGACCCGGAGGGCTCGGTCTACTCCGGCGGCACCGGCCGCCCCTACCTCGTCGAAGGTGTCGGCGAAGACTTCTGGCCGAGCGCCTACGACGGCTCGGTCGTCGACGAGATCATCGCGTCGACGGATGCGGAATCGTTCGAGATGACCCGGCGACTCGCCCGCGAAGAGGGTCTCCTCGTCGGCGGATCGAGCGGTCTCGCCGTGTCGGTCGCGCTGAAGGCCGCTCGCGATCTGCCGGCCGACGCGGTGGTGGTGGTGCTGCTGCCCGACGGCGGGCGCGGTTACCTCGGCAAGATCTTCAACGAGAAGTGGATGCGTTCCTACGGCTTCGCAGCGGAGGACGAGGGATCGACCGTGCGCGACATCCTGAACGGCAAGAACCACGGACTGCCGGCGCTCGTGCACGCGCATCCGAGCGACACCGTGCACGACGCCATCGGCATTATGACCACCTACGGGGTCTCGCAGGTGCCGGTGCTCTCGGCCGAACCGCCCGTCGTGATGGGCGAGGTGGTGGGCTCGCTCGACGAGCAGACCCTGCTCGACCAGGTGTTCGGTGGCGCCGCGGCGATGACCGACAAGGTGGGCGACTTCGTGTCGGGCCCGCTGCCGCTCATCGGTATCAACGAGCCGGTCTCGTCAGCCCGGCAGGCGCTCACCACCGCGCCGGCCTTGCTCGTCTCCGACGACGGCAAGCCGGTCACGGTCATCACCCGGCAAGACCTCCTCACCTTCCTCAGCGAAGCCTGA